The following are encoded together in the Arcticibacterium luteifluviistationis genome:
- the rplK gene encoding 50S ribosomal protein L11, giving the protein MAKEIAGYLKLQAKGGQANPAPPIGPALGSKGINIMEFCKQFNARTQDKMGQVVPVLVTYYTDKSFEFVIKTPPTAVLLKDAAKVKSGSDQPNRAKVGTVTWDQVKVIAETKMPDLNCFTVESAMKMVAGSAANMGIRIKGTAPF; this is encoded by the coding sequence ATGGCGAAAGAAATCGCAGGATACTTAAAATTACAGGCAAAGGGTGGTCAAGCTAACCCTGCACCTCCTATTGGTCCTGCCTTAGGTTCTAAGGGTATTAATATCATGGAGTTCTGTAAGCAGTTCAATGCTAGAACACAAGATAAAATGGGACAAGTGGTTCCTGTGTTAGTAACATACTACACAGACAAATCATTTGAGTTCGTAATTAAAACTCCTCCTACGGCCGTATTACTTAAAGATGCAGCAAAAGTTAAGTCAGGTTCAGACCAGCCAAATCGTGCAAAGGTAGGAACTGTAACATGGGATCAAGTAAAGGTAATTGCCGAAACTAAAATGCCAGACCTTAACTGTTTTACTGTTGAATCTGCCATGAAAATGGTAGCAGGTAGTGCAGCTAACATGGGGATTAGAATCAAAGGTACAGCACCTTTCTAA
- the rplA gene encoding 50S ribosomal protein L1, with protein sequence MARLSKKRKEALEKYDPTKVYTLAEATSVLKEISYTKFDASVDLDIRLGVDPRKADQMVRGVVALPHGTGKKIKVLVLCTPDKEQEAKDAGADYVGLDEYIDKISKGWTDIDVIITMPAVMAKLGRLGRVLGPRGLMPNPKAGTVTPNVGQAVTEVKAGKIDFKVDKTGIIHAGIGKTSFGAEQLQANANELIQTIIKLKPSSAKGTYVKGITLSSTMSPGVKIDLTGINGL encoded by the coding sequence ATGGCAAGATTAAGTAAAAAAAGAAAAGAAGCTTTAGAAAAGTATGATCCTACTAAGGTCTATACTTTAGCTGAGGCTACTTCAGTGTTGAAAGAAATTTCATACACTAAATTCGACGCTTCTGTTGATTTAGACATCAGATTGGGTGTTGACCCACGTAAAGCAGACCAAATGGTTCGTGGCGTAGTGGCTCTTCCTCATGGAACTGGTAAGAAGATCAAAGTTTTAGTTCTTTGTACTCCTGATAAGGAGCAAGAAGCTAAAGACGCTGGTGCTGATTATGTAGGTCTTGATGAGTATATCGACAAAATTTCAAAAGGCTGGACAGACATAGATGTAATTATCACTATGCCTGCCGTTATGGCTAAGCTAGGACGTTTAGGGCGAGTTTTAGGACCAAGAGGTCTTATGCCAAACCCTAAAGCAGGAACAGTTACCCCTAACGTTGGTCAAGCAGTCACTGAAGTAAAAGCCGGTAAAATTGACTTTAAGGTTGATAAAACTGGTATTATTCACGCTGGTATTGGCAAAACATCTTTTGGAGCTGAGCAGTTACAGGCTAACGCTAATGAATTGATTCAAACAATCATTAAGTTAAAACCTTCTTCTGCTAAGGGAACATACGTAAAAGGCATTACATTGTCTAGCACTATGAGCCCAGGAGTTAAAATTGATCTTACCGGAATAAACGGATTGTAA
- the rplJ gene encoding 50S ribosomal protein L10: MNRQDKGAIIQDLSEKFANNPFFYITDASGMTVATTNKLRRLCYERGIEYKVVKNTLIEKALETLDTDYTPFKESVLTGFSGIMFHPESGKDAAKLIKDFLKENKDSISLKGASIDAELFIGHDQLDMLANLKSKAELIGDVIMLLQSPAKTVIGGLQSGGNKLAGILKTLSEKEAA; the protein is encoded by the coding sequence ATGAATAGACAAGACAAAGGAGCGATAATTCAGGATCTGTCTGAGAAGTTTGCTAACAACCCATTTTTTTATATCACGGACGCAAGTGGAATGACCGTAGCTACTACTAATAAGCTACGTAGACTTTGCTACGAAAGAGGTATAGAATACAAAGTTGTTAAAAACACTCTTATAGAGAAAGCTCTAGAAACACTAGACACAGATTACACGCCATTCAAAGAGTCAGTTTTGACAGGTTTTTCAGGCATCATGTTTCACCCAGAATCTGGGAAGGACGCTGCCAAACTTATCAAAGACTTCTTGAAAGAAAACAAGGATTCGATTTCATTAAAAGGTGCATCTATTGACGCTGAACTATTTATAGGTCATGATCAATTAGATATGCTTGCTAACTTGAAATCTAAAGCCGAATTAATTGGCGACGTAATCATGTTACTTCAATCTCCTGCTAAAACCGTTATTGGTGGTCTGCAGAGTGGTGGTAACAAACTGGCAGGCATTCTTAAAACTCTTTCAGAGAAAGAAGCCGCCTAA
- the rplL gene encoding 50S ribosomal protein L7/L12 — translation MADLKAFAEQLVNLTVKEVNELADILKDEYGIEPAAGGAVMVAGPAGDAAAAVEEKTTFDVILKAAGGSKLQVVKLVKDLAGLGLKDAKDLVDSAPKAVKEGVAKDEAEALKKQLEEAGAEVELA, via the coding sequence ATGGCAGATTTAAAAGCCTTCGCAGAACAATTAGTTAACCTTACTGTTAAAGAAGTAAACGAGTTAGCTGACATTCTTAAAGACGAGTACGGTATTGAGCCAGCAGCTGGTGGAGCTGTAATGGTAGCAGGTCCTGCTGGAGACGCTGCTGCAGCTGTTGAAGAGAAAACAACTTTTGATGTTATTCTTAAAGCAGCCGGTGGAAGCAAACTTCAAGTAGTGAAATTAGTAAAAGATCTTGCAGGCTTAGGCTTGAAAGACGCTAAAGACCTAGTTGACTCTGCTCCTAAAGCAGTGAAAGAAGGTGTTGCAAAAGACGAAGCAGAAGCTTTGAAAAAGCAGCTTGAAGAAGCTGGTGCTGAAGTAGAATTAGCGTAA
- the rpoB gene encoding DNA-directed RNA polymerase subunit beta produces MNLTATGRKSFANVHPALEYPDFLDIQLQSFQEFFQIDTPAESRRAEGLYKVFMDNFPIADSRENFVLEFVDYTVDPPKYSIDECIDRGLTYSVPLKAKLRLLCNDDDNEDFETIEQEVFLGNIPYMTNRGSFVVNGAERVIVSQLHRSPGVFFSMSKHTNGTKLYSARVIPMKGSWIEFSTDVNNVMYAYIDRKKKFPVTTLLRSIGFGSDKDILNLFELSEEVPATKKDLKKAIGRKLAARVLKTWTEDFVDEDTGEVVSIDRNEVIMERDSIIVEEDIQLVLDTDQKSVILHREDANIADYNIIYNTLQKDSSNSEKEAVEQIYRQLRNTEAPDEATAREIIQGLFFSEKRYDLGEVGRYRVNTKLEMDTELTKRVLTTEDIIKIVKYLITLINAKTVVDDIDHLSNRRVRTVGEQLSSQFGVGLARMARTIKERMNVRDNEDFKPVDLINARTLSSVINSFFGTNQLSQFMDQTNPLAEITHKRRMSALGPGGLSRERAGFEVRDVHYTHYGRLCTIETPEGPNIGLISSLCTYAKVNSMGFIETPYMEIKEGKVSGHVQYLTAEEEDGKNIAMATPNSDGTGTFSSESLKCRFEGDFPLKDPKDVDYMDIAPNQIVSVAASIIPFLEHDDANRALMGSNMQRQAVPLLRPEAPIVGTGLESRIARDSRTMVVAEGPGTIEYVDANKIVVNYDWDENDIMVNFNSSEKTYDLIKFRRTNQDTCINLRPIVGIKDRVAKGQVLVEGYATQGGELALGRNMLVAFMPWQGYNFEDAIVISERVVRDDIFTSLHIEEFDLEVRDTKRGQEELTAEIPNVSEETVKNLDENGIVRVGTHIKEGDILIGKITPKGESDPTPEEKLLRAIFGDKAGDVKDASKKASPSLRGVVIDTKLFSRPSKEERVKHKEELKTLLKEHSKNLSEIKTIMIDKMVGVLSGKTTNGVKHKFGDELISKGVKFNKSNITNNLFPEKNPYVDESTYSVPEESNLLGDIMLEGWTKTEESNQLLVRLVKNYLSKRSEIIGEFKRERFVLEVGDELPAGIVKLAKVYIAKKRKLKVGDKMAGRHGNKGVVARIVRHEDMPFLEDGSPVDIVLNPLGVPSRMNIGQLYETALGWAGLKLDRRYATPIFDGATATQVDAELKEAGLPDFGRTVLFNGLTGEKFDQKVTVGIIYMLKLGHLVDDKMHARSIGPYSLITQQPLGGKAQFGGQRFGEMEVWALEAFGASHVLREILTLKSDDVVGRAKAYEAIVKGENLPKSGIPESFNVLVHELRGLALEITLK; encoded by the coding sequence TTGAATTTGACAGCAACCGGAAGGAAGAGTTTTGCCAATGTTCACCCTGCTTTAGAGTATCCAGATTTCTTGGATATTCAACTTCAATCTTTTCAGGAATTTTTCCAAATAGATACTCCAGCTGAAAGCCGCCGTGCCGAAGGTTTGTACAAAGTATTTATGGATAATTTCCCGATAGCAGATTCTAGGGAGAACTTTGTTCTTGAATTCGTCGACTATACAGTTGACCCACCAAAATACTCTATTGATGAGTGTATAGACAGAGGATTAACTTACTCTGTTCCATTAAAAGCAAAATTAAGATTGCTTTGTAATGATGATGATAACGAAGATTTCGAAACTATTGAGCAAGAGGTATTCTTAGGAAATATCCCTTACATGACGAATAGAGGTTCGTTTGTTGTCAATGGTGCAGAAAGAGTTATCGTTTCTCAACTTCACCGTTCTCCAGGTGTATTCTTCTCTATGAGTAAGCATACTAATGGAACGAAACTTTACTCAGCCAGAGTAATTCCAATGAAGGGTTCTTGGATTGAATTTTCTACTGATGTTAATAATGTGATGTACGCATATATTGACAGAAAGAAAAAATTCCCAGTAACTACCCTATTACGTTCAATTGGTTTTGGTTCTGATAAAGACATCCTGAACCTTTTTGAATTATCAGAAGAAGTTCCTGCGACTAAGAAAGACCTTAAAAAAGCTATTGGTAGAAAACTAGCTGCTAGAGTTCTTAAAACTTGGACGGAAGATTTCGTTGATGAAGATACAGGTGAGGTAGTTTCTATTGATAGAAACGAAGTAATAATGGAGCGTGACTCCATCATTGTAGAAGAAGATATTCAATTAGTTTTGGATACAGACCAAAAGTCTGTCATTCTTCACAGAGAAGATGCTAACATAGCAGATTACAACATTATATATAATACACTTCAGAAAGATAGCTCTAACTCTGAGAAAGAGGCCGTAGAACAAATCTACCGTCAACTTAGAAATACAGAAGCTCCTGATGAAGCTACCGCTCGTGAAATTATTCAGGGTTTATTCTTCTCTGAAAAACGTTACGATCTTGGTGAAGTAGGAAGATACCGTGTCAATACCAAATTGGAAATGGATACGGAATTGACCAAAAGGGTATTAACTACAGAAGATATTATCAAAATTGTTAAGTACTTAATCACATTGATTAACGCTAAGACAGTAGTTGATGATATTGACCACCTTTCTAATCGTCGTGTTAGAACAGTTGGAGAGCAGCTATCTAGCCAGTTTGGTGTAGGTCTTGCTCGTATGGCTCGTACCATTAAAGAGCGTATGAATGTTCGTGATAACGAAGATTTCAAACCAGTTGACTTAATTAATGCAAGAACATTATCTTCAGTAATTAACTCATTCTTTGGTACAAACCAGCTTTCTCAGTTTATGGACCAAACTAATCCATTGGCTGAAATTACGCATAAGCGTAGAATGTCCGCTTTAGGACCAGGTGGTCTTTCGAGAGAAAGAGCAGGTTTTGAGGTTCGAGATGTTCACTATACACACTACGGTCGTCTTTGTACTATCGAAACTCCTGAGGGACCGAACATTGGTCTTATTTCTTCTCTTTGTACTTATGCTAAGGTTAATTCAATGGGCTTCATTGAAACACCTTACATGGAAATTAAAGAAGGTAAAGTATCAGGTCATGTTCAGTACTTAACTGCTGAAGAAGAAGATGGTAAAAACATTGCCATGGCTACGCCAAACTCAGATGGTACAGGAACTTTTTCTAGTGAAAGTCTGAAATGTCGTTTTGAGGGTGACTTCCCTTTAAAAGACCCGAAAGATGTAGATTACATGGACATTGCTCCTAATCAAATTGTTTCGGTTGCTGCTTCTATCATTCCATTCTTGGAGCATGATGATGCCAACCGTGCCTTGATGGGATCTAACATGCAGCGTCAGGCAGTTCCTTTATTAAGACCAGAAGCTCCTATTGTAGGAACAGGTCTTGAGAGTAGAATTGCTCGTGACTCTAGAACAATGGTTGTAGCCGAAGGGCCTGGAACTATTGAGTATGTTGATGCTAATAAAATCGTTGTTAATTATGACTGGGACGAAAATGACATCATGGTCAATTTCAATAGCAGCGAAAAGACTTACGATTTAATTAAATTCAGAAGAACTAACCAGGATACTTGTATTAACCTTAGACCAATTGTTGGCATTAAGGATAGAGTAGCAAAAGGTCAGGTTTTGGTAGAAGGTTACGCTACACAAGGTGGTGAACTAGCTCTAGGTAGAAACATGCTTGTGGCTTTCATGCCTTGGCAAGGTTATAACTTTGAGGATGCGATTGTAATATCTGAAAGAGTAGTAAGAGACGATATTTTCACATCACTTCACATTGAAGAGTTTGATCTAGAAGTAAGAGATACTAAGAGAGGTCAAGAAGAGCTTACAGCTGAAATTCCAAACGTTTCTGAAGAGACTGTAAAAAATCTTGATGAAAACGGAATAGTAAGAGTTGGTACTCATATTAAAGAAGGTGATATTCTGATAGGTAAGATTACTCCTAAAGGAGAATCAGACCCAACGCCAGAAGAAAAACTTCTTCGTGCCATCTTTGGAGATAAAGCTGGAGATGTAAAAGATGCATCTAAGAAAGCATCTCCTTCATTAAGAGGTGTAGTAATTGACACTAAACTTTTCTCTAGACCTTCGAAAGAAGAAAGAGTTAAGCACAAAGAAGAGTTGAAAACTTTGCTTAAAGAGCACAGTAAAAACCTTTCTGAAATCAAAACCATAATGATTGACAAAATGGTAGGTGTCCTTTCGGGCAAAACTACTAATGGCGTTAAGCATAAATTTGGTGATGAGTTAATTTCTAAAGGAGTTAAATTCAACAAATCAAATATTACTAACAACCTTTTCCCTGAGAAGAACCCATACGTAGACGAAAGTACATACAGTGTACCTGAAGAGTCTAACCTATTGGGTGATATCATGCTAGAAGGATGGACTAAAACTGAGGAATCAAATCAACTTTTAGTAAGATTAGTTAAGAACTATCTTTCTAAGCGTAGTGAGATTATTGGTGAGTTCAAAAGAGAAAGATTTGTTTTAGAAGTAGGTGATGAATTACCAGCAGGTATTGTCAAATTAGCTAAAGTTTATATCGCTAAAAAGCGTAAACTGAAAGTTGGTGATAAGATGGCCGGTCGTCACGGTAACAAAGGGGTTGTAGCAAGAATAGTACGTCATGAAGACATGCCATTCCTTGAAGACGGTAGCCCAGTTGATATCGTACTTAACCCACTTGGTGTACCATCTCGTATGAACATTGGTCAGCTATATGAAACAGCATTAGGCTGGGCTGGACTAAAGCTTGATAGAAGATACGCCACACCAATATTTGACGGAGCTACAGCTACTCAGGTAGATGCAGAGCTTAAAGAAGCTGGTTTGCCAGACTTTGGTAGAACGGTTCTTTTCAATGGTCTTACTGGTGAGAAATTTGACCAGAAAGTTACAGTTGGTATCATATACATGCTGAAACTAGGTCACTTGGTTGATGATAAAATGCACGCTAGGTCTATTGGACCATACTCTTTAATTACGCAGCAACCTTTGGGTGGAAAAGCTCAGTTTGGTGGACAGCGTTTTGGAGAGATGGAAGTGTGGGCATTAGAGGCATTCGGTGCTTCTCATGTTCTTCGTGAGATTTTGACATTAAAATCTGATGATGTAGTTGGCCGTGCCAAAGCCTATGAGGCAATAGTGAAAGGGGAAAATCTACCTAAGTCAGGAATTCCGGAATCATTCAATGTACTTGTACATGAATTGAGAGGATTGGCACTTGAGATTACCTTGAAATAA
- the rpoC gene encoding DNA-directed RNA polymerase subunit beta' yields MSFKKNKKITSDFNSITISLASPESILESSFGEVTQPETINYRTYKPEMGGLFCERTFGPVKDWECHCGKYKRIRYKGIICDRCGVEVTEKKVRRERMGHIELVVPVAHIWYFKSLPNKIGYLLGLSSKKLDQIIYYERYVVIQAGVKEEDGISYMDYITEEEYLDIVDKLPRENQMLPDDDPQKFIAKMGAEALEMLLGRLKLDELSYQLRHQAATDTSQQRKAEALKRLRIVEALRDANTRIENRPEWMIIKMVPVIPPELRPLVPLDGGRFATSDLNDLYRRVIIRNNRLKRLLEIKAPEVILRNEKRMLQEAVDSLFDNSRKVNAVRSDGNRALKSLSDMLKGKQGRFRQNLLGKRVDYSGRSVIVVGPELKLHECGLPKGMAAELFKPFIIRKLIERGIVKTVKSAKKIVDRKDAVVWDILENVLKGHPVMLNRAPTLHRLGIQAFQPKLVEGKAIQLHPLVCTAFNADFDGDQMAVHVPLGQEAILEASVLMLSSHNILNPANGAPITVPSQDMVLGLYYVTKGKRSTEHEKIDGEGMTFYSPEEVIIAMNEGSVSKHAYINCKLIVKNEKGELEKKIIETVAGRILFNQFVPEQVGYINELLTKKKLQTIIGQVFKEVSFARTADFLDDIKTLGFQTAFTGGLSIGLGDIMIPEEKQDLIVNARKEVEEVQSNYMFGIITERERYNQIIDIWTRVNTRLRETLLQQLEDKDQGFNSVYMMMHSGARGSKEQIRQLGGMRGLMAKPQKNIAGSVGEIIENPILSNFKEGLDVLEYFISTHGARKGLADTALKTADAGYLTRRLHDVAQDVVVNEVDCETLRGITVSALKENEDVIEPLAERILGRTAVDDVIDPITKELLAQAGEEITEEIAELIENSAVDSVEIRSALTCETRKGICGKCYGRNLSTNRMVEVGEAVGVIASQSIGEPGTQLTLRTFHTGGTAMNISVDANIKAKFPGVANFDQVRTVDTVDKEGNIAKIVLGRRGELRIVDPETKQILITNNIPYGSTLQIEDGQTLEKGDDICHWDQFNAVIISERDGTIEYDAIEEGITFREEADEQTGFKDKVITDSKDRTKNPSIVIKGKKDDDKSYNLPVGARVMVEENSKVKAGQILAKIPRAVNMNADITGGLPRVTELFEARNPSNPAVVSEIDGVVSYGGIKRGNREVFVEAKDGTKMKYMVSLSKLILVQEGDYTRAGEPLSDGAITPADILRIKGPTAVQEYLVDETQAVYRQQGVKLSDKHIEVIVRQMMQKVDILDAGDTIFLEMQAINKWVFRVENDRILDMKVVEDAGGSNTYQPGQMLTNREFRDENSRLKREDLKIMKVREARPAVSQTILQGITTASLGTESVFSAASFQETTKVLSHASVQGKEDTLEGLKENVIVGHLIPAGTGKRDYQNLLIGSKIEQEAAQERQLIENRKREYVD; encoded by the coding sequence ATGTCTTTTAAGAAAAATAAAAAAATAACCAGCGACTTCAACAGCATAACCATTAGTTTGGCTTCTCCAGAATCTATTCTGGAAAGCTCTTTTGGTGAAGTTACTCAACCAGAAACTATTAACTACAGAACCTACAAGCCAGAAATGGGTGGTTTGTTTTGTGAGCGTACTTTTGGTCCAGTCAAAGACTGGGAGTGTCACTGTGGAAAATATAAGCGTATTCGTTATAAAGGTATCATCTGCGACCGTTGTGGTGTAGAGGTTACTGAGAAAAAAGTACGTAGAGAGCGTATGGGTCACATTGAACTTGTGGTTCCTGTAGCTCATATCTGGTATTTCAAAAGTCTTCCAAACAAGATTGGATACCTACTTGGACTTTCGTCTAAGAAACTAGACCAAATTATTTACTACGAGCGATACGTAGTAATTCAAGCTGGTGTAAAAGAAGAAGATGGTATCTCCTACATGGATTACATCACTGAAGAAGAGTATCTTGATATCGTAGATAAGCTTCCAAGAGAAAACCAAATGCTTCCAGATGATGATCCTCAAAAATTCATCGCCAAAATGGGTGCAGAAGCTTTAGAGATGCTTCTTGGTAGACTTAAACTTGATGAGTTATCTTATCAACTACGTCACCAAGCTGCTACTGATACTTCTCAACAAAGAAAAGCAGAAGCTTTAAAAAGGTTGAGAATTGTAGAGGCTCTTCGTGATGCAAACACCAGAATTGAGAACCGTCCAGAATGGATGATTATCAAGATGGTTCCTGTAATTCCACCAGAATTACGCCCTCTTGTGCCTTTAGATGGTGGTAGATTCGCTACATCTGATTTAAATGATCTTTACCGTCGTGTTATTATTCGTAACAACAGACTTAAGAGATTATTAGAAATTAAAGCTCCTGAAGTTATTCTTAGAAATGAGAAACGTATGCTTCAAGAGGCAGTGGATTCTCTTTTTGATAACTCAAGAAAAGTAAACGCTGTTCGTTCTGATGGAAACCGTGCATTGAAATCTCTTTCAGACATGCTGAAAGGAAAGCAAGGTCGTTTCCGTCAAAACTTATTAGGAAAGCGTGTTGATTACTCTGGTCGTTCTGTAATTGTAGTTGGACCTGAATTAAAACTACACGAATGTGGTCTTCCTAAGGGAATGGCTGCGGAGCTTTTCAAACCATTCATTATCCGTAAGCTTATTGAGCGTGGTATAGTGAAAACTGTTAAGTCTGCTAAGAAAATAGTTGACAGAAAAGATGCGGTAGTTTGGGATATCCTTGAAAACGTGTTGAAAGGACACCCGGTTATGCTTAACCGTGCTCCTACGCTTCACAGGTTAGGTATTCAAGCATTCCAACCTAAGTTGGTTGAAGGAAAAGCAATTCAACTTCACCCACTTGTTTGTACTGCATTTAACGCCGATTTCGATGGTGACCAGATGGCCGTTCACGTTCCTTTAGGACAAGAAGCTATTTTGGAAGCCTCTGTATTGATGCTTTCTTCTCATAATATTTTGAATCCTGCAAACGGTGCACCTATTACAGTACCTTCTCAAGACATGGTTTTGGGACTTTACTACGTAACCAAGGGTAAGCGTTCTACAGAGCATGAAAAAATTGATGGTGAAGGAATGACATTCTACTCTCCTGAAGAAGTAATCATTGCGATGAACGAAGGGAGTGTTTCTAAACATGCTTACATAAACTGTAAGTTGATTGTTAAGAACGAAAAAGGAGAATTAGAGAAGAAGATTATAGAAACGGTTGCTGGTAGAATTCTTTTCAACCAGTTCGTTCCCGAGCAAGTAGGATATATCAATGAACTTCTTACTAAGAAGAAACTTCAAACCATTATTGGTCAAGTTTTCAAAGAAGTGAGTTTTGCGAGAACTGCTGATTTCCTTGATGATATCAAAACATTAGGTTTCCAAACTGCCTTTACTGGTGGTCTATCTATTGGTTTAGGTGATATCATGATTCCTGAAGAGAAGCAAGATCTTATTGTAAATGCTCGTAAAGAAGTAGAAGAGGTTCAAAGTAACTACATGTTTGGTATTATTACTGAACGTGAGCGTTATAACCAAATCATTGATATCTGGACACGTGTAAATACAAGACTAAGAGAAACTCTTCTTCAACAATTAGAAGATAAAGATCAAGGTTTTAACTCTGTTTATATGATGATGCACTCTGGAGCCCGTGGTTCTAAAGAGCAAATTCGTCAGTTAGGAGGTATGAGAGGTTTGATGGCGAAACCACAAAAGAACATCGCTGGTTCTGTTGGTGAAATCATTGAAAACCCAATTCTTTCTAACTTTAAAGAGGGTCTTGACGTGTTAGAGTACTTTATCTCTACACACGGTGCTCGTAAAGGTTTGGCCGATACTGCTCTTAAAACAGCCGATGCTGGTTACCTAACAAGACGTCTTCATGATGTTGCTCAAGATGTGGTAGTAAATGAGGTGGATTGTGAAACTTTAAGAGGTATCACTGTTTCTGCTCTTAAAGAAAACGAAGATGTTATTGAGCCTTTAGCTGAGAGAATTCTTGGTAGAACGGCTGTAGATGACGTTATCGACCCTATCACCAAAGAACTTTTAGCACAAGCAGGTGAAGAAATTACTGAGGAAATTGCAGAGCTTATTGAAAATTCTGCGGTGGATTCTGTTGAAATCCGTTCTGCTTTGACTTGTGAAACAAGAAAAGGTATTTGTGGTAAATGTTATGGAAGAAACCTTTCTACCAACAGAATGGTAGAAGTAGGTGAAGCCGTTGGTGTAATTGCTTCTCAATCAATTGGAGAGCCAGGTACACAGTTAACATTACGTACGTTCCACACGGGGGGTACTGCAATGAACATTTCGGTTGATGCAAACATCAAAGCGAAATTCCCAGGTGTTGCTAACTTTGACCAAGTAAGAACTGTAGATACAGTAGACAAAGAAGGTAATATTGCTAAAATAGTGTTAGGAAGACGTGGTGAATTGAGGATTGTAGATCCAGAGACAAAACAAATCTTAATTACTAACAATATCCCTTACGGTTCTACTCTTCAGATTGAAGATGGTCAAACACTTGAGAAAGGTGATGATATCTGTCACTGGGATCAGTTTAACGCCGTTATCATTTCTGAAAGAGATGGTACTATTGAGTATGACGCTATCGAAGAAGGTATAACTTTCAGAGAAGAAGCCGATGAGCAAACTGGTTTTAAGGATAAAGTAATTACTGATTCTAAAGACCGTACAAAGAACCCTTCTATTGTTATTAAAGGCAAAAAAGACGACGATAAGTCTTATAACCTTCCAGTAGGAGCTCGTGTAATGGTAGAAGAAAATTCTAAAGTAAAAGCGGGACAGATTTTGGCCAAAATACCAAGAGCTGTAAACATGAACGCCGATATTACTGGTGGTCTTCCTCGTGTTACTGAGCTTTTTGAAGCACGTAACCCTTCTAACCCTGCTGTAGTTTCTGAGATTGACGGTGTTGTATCTTATGGTGGTATTAAGAGAGGTAACCGCGAAGTTTTCGTGGAAGCTAAAGATGGTACCAAAATGAAATACATGGTTTCTCTTTCTAAGCTTATCTTAGTTCAGGAAGGTGATTACACCAGAGCGGGAGAACCGTTATCTGATGGAGCCATTACACCTGCAGATATTCTTAGAATTAAAGGACCTACCGCGGTTCAAGAATACTTAGTTGATGAAACGCAAGCCGTATACCGTCAGCAAGGTGTGAAACTTTCTGATAAGCACATTGAAGTAATTGTACGTCAAATGATGCAGAAAGTGGATATTCTTGACGCTGGAGATACTATTTTCTTGGAAATGCAAGCCATTAACAAGTGGGTATTTAGAGTTGAGAATGATAGAATTCTTGACATGAAAGTGGTAGAAGATGCTGGAGGATCAAACACTTATCAGCCTGGACAAATGCTTACAAACCGTGAGTTCAGAGATGAGAATAGTAGACTTAAGCGTGAAGACCTGAAAATAAT